A stretch of DNA from Methylomicrobium lacus LW14:
AAAGCCACGCAGGTGATGCTGCAGGTGCATATGCAGGGAGTCGGCGTGTGTGGGACCTTTTCGAAGGATGTGGCGGAAACCAAGGTGTATCTGGTCAATGAATATTCACGAGCACATCAACATCCCTTGATGTGTACTATGGAAGAAGCATAATTGGTGAGCTTATGTTAAGTAAAGAACTTGAAGTTACCCTGAATAATGCCTTTAAGAATGCGCATGAAAAAAGGCATGAATTTATAACGGTTGAACATTTGCTCCTGGCATTGCTGGATAATCCTTCCGCCGAAGCGATCATGAAGGCCTGCGGTTGCAATATCAAACTGCTGAGAGGGCAGCTGACGCAATTCATTGACGAAACTATTTCGCTGATTCCGCAAGGCGTGCAGCGCGAAACTCAGCCGACGTTGGGTTTTCAGCGGGTATTGCAGCGCGCCGTCTTTCACGTGCAGGCTTCTGATAAAAAAGAAGTGTCCGGTGCGAATCTGTTTGTCGCGCTGTTCAGCGAACAGGACTCGCAAGCGGTCTATCTGCTGAACAAACAGGACATATCAAGACTGGATGTCGTCAATTATCTCGCACACGGCATTTCGAAAGTCGATCAGGAAAATCAGGCCAGCGAAGACCGCAGCGCCGACACCTCGAATCCGGATGCAGAACCTTCAGGCAGCCCGTTAGATAAGTATACGACCAATCTGAACGAGGAGGCGCGCCGCGGACGCATCGATCCGTTGATCGGACGGGAGGCGGAAGTCGAGCGCACGATTCAAATTCTGTGCCGGCGCCGGAAAAATAATCCGTTATTGGTCGGCGAGGCCGGTGTTGGCAAGACGGCGATCGCCGAAGGACTTGCCAAGCGCATCGTCGAGGATAACGTGCCGCACGTCCTGGTCAACAGCGTGATTTATGCGTTGGATCTGGGCGCCCTGGTGGCCGGTACCAAATACCGCGGCGATTTTGAAAAACGCCTGAAGGCATTGATCAATCAATTGAAGCGAGAGCCCGATTCGATCCTGTTCATTGACGAGATTCATACGATCATCGGCGCCGGCTCCGCTTCGGGCGGGGTGATGGATGCATCGAATCTGATCAAGCCCTTGCTCGCTTCCGGGCAAATGCGCTGCATCGGCTCGACCACCTTCCAGGAATACCGAGGCGTGTTCGAAAAAGATCACGCATTGGCGCGCCGCTTCCAGAAGGTCGATGTGCTGGAGCCTTCGGTCGAAGATACCGTGCTGATTCTGAAAGGCCTGAAAGCCCGTTTCGAGGAACATCACGATGTGATTTATTCGGCCGAGTCACTGCGTCTGGCGGCCGAGTTGTCCGACCGTTATATTACCGACCGGCATCTGCCGGACAAGGCGATCGACGTGATCGACGAAGCCGGCGCGCGGCAGCGCATGCTGTCCGAGACGGAGCGCAAGCAGGTGATCGAGGTAGGTGACATCGAAGAAATCGTCTCGAAAATTGCCAGGGTGCCGGCCAAGACGGTTTCATCGAATGATGTCGACAAACTTGCCAACCTCGAAAAGAATCTGAAAATGCTCGTTTTCGGTCAAGACGAAGCGATTGCGGCGCTGGCTTCCGCGATCAAATTGTCGCGGGCGGGGCTTCGCGAGACGCAAAAGACGATCGGTTCGTTCCTGTTCGCGGGGCCGACCGGCGTCGGCAAGACCGAAGTCACCCGGCAACTGGCCAAAATCATGGGCGTCGAGCTGATTCGTTTCGATATGTCCGAATATATGGAGCGGCATACCGTATCGCGCCTGATCGGCGCGCCTCCCGGCTATGTCGGTTTCGACCAGGGCGGACTGCTGACTGAGCAAGTCACCAAGCATCCGCATGCGGTGCTGCTTTTGGACGAGCTCGAAAAGGCGCACCCGGACGTATTCAACCTGCTTTTGCAGGTGATGGATCACGGCACCTTGACCGACAATAACGGCCGCAAAGCCGATTTCCGCAACATCATCCTGGTGATGACCACCAATGCGGGCTCCGAAGAGGGCGGTCGCGCTTCGATCGGCTTTACCCAGCAGGATCATGCCGTCGACAGCCTGAAAGCGATCGAAAGAGGATTTTCACCGGAATTCAGAAACCGCCTGGACGCGATCATTCAGTTCAAGCCGTTGAATATCTCGGTCGTCGGGAATGTGGTCGATAAATTTATATTCGAGCTGGAGGCTTTGTTGGCCGATCGCCACGTGACGTTGACGCTCGACGACGATGCTCGGTTATGGCTGGCCGAAAACGGTTGCGATCCGAAAATGGGAGCCCGGCCGATGGCGCGGCTGATACAGGAAAAAATCAAGAAACCGTTGGCGAACGACTTGCTGTTCGGCAAGCTGACCCATGGCGGCCATGTCAGAATTTACGTGGAAAACAACGAACTGGCTTTTGCGATTGAAAGTAAGGACTTGATCGTGCCCGAAAGCAGCTGAGACGACGGACGCGCGATCCCTGGATGAGCCAGGGATTAGCGCATCCGGAAGGTGATGCGGCCTTTGGTTAAGTCATAAGGCGTCATTTCGACCTTGACGCTATCGCCGGTCAGAATGCGGATATAGTGCTTGCGCATCTTGCCGGAAATGTGTGCGGTCACGATATGGCCGTTTTCAAGCTGCACTCTAAACATCGTATTCGGAAGGGTGTCGATGACCTTGCCTTCCATTTCAATTTGATCTTCTTTTGCCATGGTTTTAATCCTGGGTGTTAAAAACCCGTAATGATAGCACAAGGAAGCGTCTAACAACAAAAGAGCATCGTGGATAGCGCAATCGTGATTTATGATTTAATCAGAAAAAACGGCTGATTCGGCGGATTTCAAGGGAGAAGGCCATAACACTTCGTTATGGCGTGGCGGCCGATAAACTGGAAAATTCCCGCCACTCCTGGCCGATATGCAGCTGTAGCGGTTGATAGTTGCTCTTGTAGGCCATTTTCCGGCAGTTTCTTATCCAGTAGCCGAGGTACAGGAATTCGCGTTGCTGCCGGCGTGCTTCTTCGATTTGCCATAATACGGCATAGACGCCGGGGCTAAAATCGGCAAATTTCGGATCGAAAAAAGTATAAACCGCCGACCAGGCCTCGGCGAAGCGGTCGATAATCGCGATCGCGGCCGGCTCGCCGGCAATCGAAAACTCGGCGAAGATGGTGTCGCACCAGGTATTGCCGAGAAAATCGATATATTCTTCCGGACTGGCATGCGCCATCGTTCCATCCAGATGCCGGCTGTTTTGATAGCGCAGATACATGTCGTAATGGGCTTGTTCGAACACGGCGGGTTTGATCACGACGCGGGTTTCGGCATTTTTTTTCAGGCAGCGTTTTTGCCGGCGGTCCGGGGTGAAGCGGGCGACCGGGATTCTGGCCGAGAGGCAGGCGGAACACTGCGTACAATGCGGCGCATAAACATCATTGCCGCTGCGCCGGAAACCGTGTTTCAGCAATTCCGCATAGATTGACGGAGTCATTCGAAAAGCGGGATGCACGAATGCCGATCGCGCGCTTTCGCCGTCAAGATAGCTGCATGGATGGTCGCCGGTGATGAATAAGGGGATCGATGTCATCGTGATTGCCAGGCGCTGGCCGCGGCGGGCTCGGGGCAGTAACGGTCGAGCAGGCGCTTGAACGCATCGCGGCCGATCAGTTCGGCGCCGAGACTCGCCAGATGCGGGGTGTAAACCTGGCAGTCGATCAGGGCAAAATTCCAGTCTTGCAACTGCTGAACCAGCACCGCGAACGCGGCTTTCGACGCATCGGTGAGCGTGTGGAACATCGACTCGCCAAAAAAGACGCGGCCGATCGCAACGCCGTATAAACCGCCGACCAGTTCGCCGTCGCACCAGGTTTCGGCCGAGTGCGCGAAGCCCGAAAGATGCAGTTCTTGATAGGCGTGCCTGATGTCCTGCGTGATCCAGGTGCCTTCGCGGTCTTGCCGGGCATCGGCGCAGGCGGCGATCACTTTGTCGAAGGCGGTGTCGAATGTCACGGTAAACCTGTCCTTGCGTAGCGTTTTTTTCAGGCTGCGCGAGACTTGCAGGCGTTCTGGAAACAATACCAGCCGCGGATCGGGCGACCACCACAAGATCGGCTCGTTTTCGTTATACCAGGGAAACACGCCGTGCCGGTAGGCGTTTAACAAACGCGTTACCGACAGGCAGCCTCCCGCCGCCAGCAGGCCGTTAGGTTCGGCCAGCGCGGTATGGAGCGGCGGGAACGCTTGCTCCGGCCGGCGGGGATCGAGTAGGGTGATCTTCATCGGTCAGGTACAGGCTAATAGCGCGGCTAAGCTGCCGCCGCGCTATTAGACCGTGCGCCTTTATTGCAATTCATCGAGATATTTTTCCGCATCGAGTGCGGCCATGCAGCCCGCTCCGGCGGAGGTGATAGCCTGTTTATAGACCGCATCCATCACATCGCCGGCCGCAAAAACACCGGGGACGCTGGTCGCGGTCGCATTTCCGGCAATGCCGCTTTTGACCTTGATATAGCCATGCTCCATGTCGATCTGGCCCTCGAAAATGCTGGTATTCGGCGTATGGCCGATCGCGATGAAGGCCCCGTGCACGTCGACTTCCTTGGTGGTGCCGGTTTGTGTGTCTTTGATCCGGACTCCGGTGACGCCCATGTCGTCGCCGAGCACCTCATCCAGGGTGTGGTTCCATTCGATGCTTACGTTGCCGTTTGCGGCTTTTTCGAGTAATTTATTCGAGAGGATTTTTTCTGAGCGGAATTTGTCCCGGCGGTGCACGACAGTCACATGCGAGGCGATATTTGCCAGATAAAGTGCTTCTTCCACCGCGGTGTTGCCGCCGCCGATCACCGCGACCGGTTTGTTTCTGTAGAAAAAACCGTCACAGGTCGCGCACGCGGAGACGCCCCGGCCTTTGAAAGCTTCCTCGGAGTCGAGTCCCAAATAGCGGGCCGACGCGCCGGTCGCGATGATCAGCGCATCACACGTATAGCTGCCGGCATCGCCGGTCAGCACAAACGGCCGCACCGACAAATCGGCGGTATGAATATGGTCGAAGATGATTTCGGTGTCGAAGCGCTCGGCATGCTTGCGCATTCTTTCCATCAGATCGGGGCCTTGCAGTCCCTCGACGTCGCCGGGCCAGTTATCCACCTCGGTCGTGGTGGTCAACTGGCCGCCTTGCTGTAGGCCGGTGATCATGACCGGATTCAGATTCGCACGTGCAGCATAGACGGCGGCGGTATAGCCGGCCGGGCCGGAGCCAAGAATTAATAATCGGCAGTGTTTGGTGGTGCTCATTAAGACCTCGTCAGGGATAAACAAAATTTTGCGATCAATTATGCAGGCGAACGCTGGCTTCGTAAACTGCAAATCATATTGGCATAGATTGGGGATCGGACACCGAAAAACCAAGCCATGCCCGCAAAATTATTAATGTAATCTCTCGGTTGCTTGATCTATAATCATGTTTTATTAAGTTTTTATTTTCTCCGAGAAATGTCATGTTTGCTGTAATGGAAGAAAAAACTGTTCGTGGTTTACGGGAAATCGCCGTTTTGGTTTTTTTTGCCTGCGGCTTGTTTTTCCTAATCGCATTGGCGACTTTCAGCCTCGAGGACGCCGGCTGGACGCATAGCGGGACGACGAAGGTGATCGCCAATGCCTGCGGCGTGTTCGGCGCCTGGCTTGCCGATTTGAGTTTCAGCTTCTTCGGCTTATTGGCCTATCCCTTCCCGTTGATTATTTTTTGGGCGGGCTACAAACTGCACCAACAGAAGGAAGTCCCCAAGATCATTCCGCTGGTTTTGCATCCGGTGGGGGTCTTCGTGACGCTGATATCGGCGACCGCCTTGCTGAATCTGTATTTGCTGCGCCCCGGCATCGACCTGCCGAACAGCACCGGCGGCATCGTCGGGCAGGAAATCGGCAATACGCTGGTCGTCAAGCTCGGTAATTCCGGCGCGACCTTATTCTTGATGGTCGGCTTGCTCGCCGGTATTACGCTGGTGACCAAAGTCTCCTGGCTTGCGGTGTTGGATTTAATCGGCAAATATACCGTGCTGCTGTCCAAAGCATTGCTTGGCCGTGTGGTCGGTTTCGGTACAAGAAAATTCGCGGTGCGGGAGGACGAGGACGCGTATGCGGATGAGCTGGATGATCTGGAAGAGCCTTTCAGCCCGGCGTTCGTTCCGCCCAAGCCCGCGCCGACGCCGCCTGCCAAAGCCGAGGTCGAAGCCCTCAAAAAAGCCGCGGCAAAAATGTCTCCGGTGCTGGAGAAGGTGCTGGCCGATGCGCAAAAAGCAGTGGCCAAGCAGGTCGCAAAAAAAACAAAAGTAGCGGCCGGGAGCTATCAGAATCGGGGGGCTTTGCCGTCGCTCGAATTGCTGGATAACCGCGATACGCGGGTAAAAGGCTATACGCAGACCGATCTGGAAGAAATGTCCAGGCTGGTCGAAAACATTCTGCAGGATTTCAATGTCAACGTCGAAGTCGTCGGATTTCTGCCGGGGCCGGTGATTACCCGCTTCGAATTGCAGCCGGCCCCCGGCGTTAAGGTCAGCCGGATCAGTTCGTTGTCGAAAGATTTGGCGCGGGCATTGTCGGTGACCAGCGTGCGCATCGTCGAAGTGATTCCGGGCAAATCGGTGATCGGACTTGAAATTCCGAACCGCGAACGCGAAATGGTCAACCTGCGCGATTTGCTCGCTTCCGGCACTTTCGTCAAGTCAAAATCGAACCTGACGCTGGCGATGGGCAAGGATATTTCCGGCGCGCCCTTGGTCGCCGACCTCGGCAAGATGCCGCATGCGCTAGTTGCCGGCACCACCGGTTCGGGTAAGTCGGTCGCGATCAATACGATGATCTTGAGCATGCTGTACAAATCGACGCCCGAGCAGGTCAGGATGATCATGATCGACCCGAAAATGCTCGAATTGTCGGTTTATGAAGGCATTCCGCACCTGTTGACACCGGTCGTGACCGACATGAAGGAGGCCAGCAACGCGTTGCGCTGGGCGGTCGCCGAGATGGAGCGGCGCTATAAGCTGATGTCGAAAATGGGCGTCAGAAACCTGGCCGGTTTCAATCAGCTGGTTGCGGACGCGGAAGCGCGCGGCGAGAAGATCAAGGACCCGATGTTTCAGGCGCTGAATCCGCTGGCCGAGGACGAAGAGCCGCCGGTGTTGGAGATGCTGCCGAGCATCGTGATCGTAATCGACGAATTGGCCGACATGATGATGATCGTCGGCAAAAAGGTCGAGGAACTGATCGCGCGGCTCGCACAAAAAGCGCGCGCGGCCGGTATTCATCTGATCTTGGCGACACAGCGGCCGTCGGTCGATGTGTTGACCGGATTGATCAAGGCCAACGTGCCGACCCGTATCTCATTCCAGGTTTCATCCCGTATCGATTCGCGGACCATTCTCGACCAGGGCGGCGCGGAAGCGTTGCTCGGTAACGGCGACATGCTGTTCTTGCCGTCGGGCACCAGCATTCCGGTGCGCGCGCACGGTGCGTTTGTCGACGATCATGAAGTGCATCGCGTCGTCGAGTTTTTGAAGCTGACGGGACCGGCCAATTATCTCGAAGACATTACCCGCGAAGCATCCGATGGCGGGGAAGGTTATGGTGGGGGCGGCGGCGCCGGCAGTTTCGGCGATGCCGAAGGCGATGCCTTGTACGATCAGGCGGTACAGTTTGTGACCGAGACCCGCAAGGCCTCGATTTCGAGTGTGCAAAGGCGCTTCAAGATCGGCTATAACCGCGCCGCGACGATGATCGAAACGATGGAAGCGGCGGGCGTGGTCAGCCCTGCCGAATCGAACGGCTCCCGCGTCGTGCTGGCGCCTGCGCCGATCAGGGATTAGCCGTGCAATTGACCCTGATCGGCATCCTTATTCTGATCCTGGCGGCCGGCGGCGGCTGGCTGCTGGTCAGACGACATCCTAAAGAGCATGCGACCCAGGTCAAGGCCGTGCTCTTTGGACTCTATTTTTGGGGCTTGGTGTTTTTACAGTTAATCATCGCCGCCTTGCTCTATTCCTTGCAAAAGTAATCCTTTCAAGTGCTTGGCCCAGTCTGTTTTCTGGCTGGGCCACTTCTTCTTTCGCAAAAAAACCGCGTTTCTTCTTTCCGCCTATTCCGTATCGATGTGCCGTAAACGCTGTCGGCACAGGCGCTCGATAAAAAAATACAGATTGTTCTGGATGCGGCGTTGAAATTCCTTAGTCTTCAACTACATTTTTGTTCAGCTACAATTCTGAGGCAGTGCTTGCAAGCTTTCGAGCGGCGCTGAACAGGATGAACCGGCTTGCGCGGTATGTCCCGGGAAGGGAAAACGAAAGGAAGTCAGACTGACTTTCGTAAGAATAAAAAAACTTTTTATCATACATAATTTTTAGATGAATCACCAAAACTTTTTATTGGGATTCCCAGGCAGCATTAATAAATCGAACTATACTTATGCCAAGGTTAGATAGACGTCTTAGTTAAAGCGGAAAAATCAAGCACTAAGCCGGAATTCTCATTTTTTACATTAAATAATAAAAAACATGTCGCAAGGTTCAATTAACCTCAAATTAGTCGGATTTAGTGAGTTCGAGGCGCGGAACATCGAGTCTGTTCTGTCCCTGGCTGAGCGAGGCTTGCTTAGAAATTGGCGGCTTGTTACTGCTTCTCCGGCAGATTATTACCTGTTGCCGGAAAGCCTGAATGCGCGGATGGAGCAAGAGGATAACTTGAAAGCGTTACCGCGTGACCGCTGCATTTTTACCTCCAAGGAAGAAAGCAATGCGGACAGTGCAAGCGATGATATGTGGTTGTTGTGCGATTCCCGCAGCGTACCGCGTATCCGGTCCATGATCGAGCTGTTCAATTTGCTGTGCGAGGATACGCTGACCGAGCGCAGAAATCAGGGGCCCGCGATGGGAGCCGTGGAGGTGCCGCCAGTGAATATCACGGCCGCGGTGGCCGCGGTAGCGGAAGTAACGGCCGCCCCGGTGCTGGCAGAGGCGTTCAGCCCGCGGCAAGGTTTTATCGGGCAACTGCTGGGCGCGGCGGACAAAAACGGCCTACTGATATACGAATTGAATATACCCAACTCTCCGGGCCGTATTTATGTTTATCCCGAGCAGCAGGTGTTTTACAGCCCGGCCAGCCTAGACCTGTTGGCGCCGTTTTTTACCGCCGATCAGGATTTGATTTCCTGCACGACCCGAGCCAATGTGACCGAGGCAGAGCTCGATCAGTTGTCCGAAGCCGAAGATTTGAGGCCTTATACCTTGAGAAGCCTGCTCTGGTACGGCGTGTACAAATCATCCCAAGGGCGGTTGTTGGAAGGGGCTGATGCGCATAAGCCTGTGCGATTGAAACGTTGGCCGGATTTAAATCTTTCCGATTGTCAGGACTTGATCAAACTGGCCGCATTTATGCAAAGCAACGCGGTCAGCTTGCAGGGGGTTGCGGAAAAAACCGGCATTCCGATCAAGCTGATCTACGATTTTTATAATGCCTGCGAGATCGTCGGATTGATCGAGCAGAGTTCGGAGGCTGATATCCATAACAAACAACTGAATCCTGAAAAAGTCAGTCTGTTTTCTAAAATCAGATCACGACTGAATAAAGCCCACACGGCCTAAGTCTTGGATGCGTAATGGACAAGAATCATAAAATTAAGTTTGTTTTTACCGGTTGCGTCGGCGCAGGAAAAACCACCGCGATCGCCACGATCAGCGAAGTCGTGCCGATTTCAACTGAAGCAAAACCCACGGAAGACAGCGTCGTTCGCCGCAAAAGTTCAACGACGGTCGCGATGGACTATGGCGAGCTGACGCTGGAGGATGGTGAAAAAATCTATCTTTACGGGACTCCAGGGCAAAGGCGCTTCGATTTCATGTGCCATTTGTTGACCAAGGGCGCGCTCGGACTGATCGTGCTGGTGGACAACACCCATCCGGACCCGATGGGCGAACTGGATTATTTTTTAAACCTGAATGCCGCTTTTCTGAATCAAGGCGCGGCGGTGATCGGGGTGACTCACTATGATATGTCGACCAAACCCAGTGTCGATGATTATTACCAATGTCTTGCGGAACGGGGCGATCCCTGGCCCGTTCTTCATGTCGATGTGCGTAAGAGCGAGGATGTGAATTTATTGCTGAATACGCTGTTGACGACCCTGGAATATGCATAAGTCGATTGACCCAGCATAGTTTTTGATTGTTAGTGCGATTAATTTAACTCAACGGAGAAAATACATGGCTAAACTTGATGATGTTGTACGTAAAATTGTGAACGATGTTGACGGCGCCTTGGGCTGCGCGGTTGTCGATTTGTCGAGCGGCTTATTGCTTGGCGTGGCGCATAACGTACCTTACTTCACCTCTTCCTATTTGGAAGCGGTTGCGGCCGCGGCGGTCGACATGATGCGCGGAAAAAATGTCCGTGCGGTTGAATCGCTGCTGTCCAGCCAACGCGGCAAAACCGTGCAGAATATGATCAAGGAAGTGCAAATGACTACCGAGAAAACCTACCACTTCATGGCGACCGTGCCGGACAAGCCGGATTCTATGGTCGTATTGATCACCAGCAAGAGCGCGAACCTGGGTATGGGCTGGTCCGCGGTAAGAAGCAACTTGCCGATGATTGCGCCGCTTTGCCCATAAGCGCTTAGGATAATTCCTCCTCCGCTTGATTGGCGCAAACAAGGTTTTTGCCTCTGTTTGACGCCAGTCGGCGGCGGGCGTTGGCGAAAGGGAGCTTTGCCGAACCCCATTGCCTGACGATTCAATGATCGACGCGTTGAGTCGTCACAAGTCCTTTTTTCCGCTCGGTAGAGCGCTATCTCTTCCTGTCAGCAACGCCACGCACAAGCGTAAGATGCTTCCCCGATTTTTTTCCGCTCATTCCGCTCTGAATCATGCAAACAATAGAACTGATCGGTTCTCACGACGGCGGTGACCATTACAACGTCGACATCATTGCCGAAATTCTTTCCCAGGATGTGACGGCGTTGGCCTACGGTTCAGAGTTTGTCGGCCGGCCGAATACCCGTATTTACCTCGGAGCCAAAGAGGTCGTCAAATTACGCAGCGAGCTGAGCTTCAATAAGGCCAAGGCGGTGCGCTGGATCAACACCGCGCTGCAAAAAGAGCGCGAGCTCGGCGTGCATCATCCGCATAAAACCTGGTTTCTGATCGATGCGAGCGCAGGCGTGGATGCCGCGCAAGCGGTCATTATCGGCAATATTTGCCCGCGCCTGCCGCCCATTCATGCCTTGCTCGAAGTCCGTCCGGAATCGGATGCGACGAGAAGCCAATATCTTCGCATCTTGCATGCGGTATTTGCCAGCTACTTGCATCTCGCCAAACGGACGCAGATGAAGCTGGACGAGGGGCTATCGAATTTTGGCGTGGATGCGGAAGGCAAGGTGTTTTATCTGGATGACGAATATTACGCCTGGGACAATTTCGTTTCCTTTTCTATCATGCTCGGCGTCTACATTCGAACCTATGCATGGCTTGATCAGGATTTTATCGAACAGATGGGGCGGGATCTTGCGAATTCGATCGATGCCGTTTTTGAGGATACTCACTGCAACGTGATCGTGGCCGAACAATTGCGTTCGTTGTTCATGCCCAGCGAAGAGAAAACGCAGTTGGTGCGGCAATTGATCGATACGCTGTTATTGTTTACCAAGGAATCGGCGGCAAAGCATCGCAAGAAACTTGCGGCTTCGAGGCGTGGTGCCTCACGCTATTTTGCGTTGCTGGCCGATATTCATGCCAATTATCCGGCGCTTGAGCGTGTGCTGGGCTATTTGGAAGCCGAAAATATTCAGGACGGCATCATCCTGGGCGACATTGTCGGCTATGGCCCCGATCCCGCCGAATGCATCGAAAGATTGCAGGACTGTTCCTTGAACATCATCAAGGGCAATCATGACCATGCCGCCGCGATCAATAAGGCGGAAACCGGCTTTTCGCAAACCGCCAAAGCCGTGATCAAATGGACCGCGGAACGCTTATCCGAAGAGCACAAGGATTGGCTGAAATACCTGCCGGCCGTGCTCGAAAACGACGAATGGCTCGCCGTGCACGGCGCGCCGATCGATCCGACGTTCTTTTACGGCTATGTCTATTCGATGACCGCCGATGACAATCTGGACTGCTTACAGGATAAAAACCGGGCGCTGTGTTTCCACGGCCACTCGCACATGCCGGGAGTCTTTGCGCGCGACAAGCGCAGGGCGGATCATCATGTGACGAAGGAAGTGATCGATTTGAGCGCGTATAAACATGCGCTGGTCTGTCCGGGGTCGATCGGCCAGCCGCGCAACGGCAATCGCGGCGCGCAATTTGCGATTTACGACCGGGAGAAAAAGATGTTGAACTATGTCACCTTACCCTATGAAGTCGAGGGTGTCGTACAGCGCATGCGCGACTTTGAGCTGCCCGAGCCGTTATGGCAACGGCTGTTGACAGGTACCTAAGCTTCCCGCCAACCTGGGCGCTGCGTCAGGCTAAAGTCGATGGTGGAAGGATTCTGCGCTCGACCCCGATAATGGCTCGATTCAACGTCATCAGATTTTTTTCCGCCTTGATCTGGATGCCCATCATATAAAAAATCGGCATCCACAAGGGGTTGATCAACACGCCGCCGAGCGCGCTTTTCAACGTTCTTTTCACATTTTTGGCCGGGTTGAATGATTCGGCCAATGAACCGGCCGGCGCCTCGGAAAACACCGTAGCGATCGGACGGAGCAGGGCAAGTTCCTGGCTGGTCAGTTGCTTCATCGAGGCGAACAGTTTGCGTTCCATGCGTTGATAATTCCGGTGCGCGAAACACACCGTGATCGCGAATGTCAGTGCGACCAAGGGCAGGAGCACGGTCGGCGGCGCGACCGGCGCAAACGTGGACGACAGCATCACGATCCCGAGACCCAGCATCAACAGGTCTTCCCCATGTTCAACATCCCGGTCTATACCCTGCACAATCGTTATCACAGGATTATCGTAAGGTGCGCGCAAATAATGACAGTCTGGTTTCATAGTAACCTCCGGCAGGCAGACCTGCTCATAAAATCATAAAATCAGCAAAAGTCAAATCGGGTTTAAAACCGTTTGATTCCACTGTAGTTTATGACAAGATCGGGAGGAAATAATTGCGGAGGCGGGCGGTGAATCGTGCTGTCGGCTTGGCTAACGGCGAAAATTATGCTTTAATTTTAAATTAAGGTATCTTCGTGGGCGTTTGTTTTTTCGCCCGAAACCGCACTGCATGGGATCGATATGTTCATTAAACCAATAAAAACCCGCATCGCCTTGTGTGCGCTGGCTTTCTGCTCGGCGCCTCAGGCGGATATCTCCATCCATATCAACGGCCAAGAATTTTATTCGAACCAAAACGGCTATACGAAGATTCATCCGGAAAATGTTT
This window harbors:
- a CDS encoding GTP-binding protein, which produces MDKNHKIKFVFTGCVGAGKTTAIATISEVVPISTEAKPTEDSVVRRKSSTTVAMDYGELTLEDGEKIYLYGTPGQRRFDFMCHLLTKGALGLIVLVDNTHPDPMGELDYFLNLNAAFLNQGAAVIGVTHYDMSTKPSVDDYYQCLAERGDPWPVLHVDVRKSEDVNLLLNTLLTTLEYA
- a CDS encoding metallophosphoesterase family protein yields the protein MQTIELIGSHDGGDHYNVDIIAEILSQDVTALAYGSEFVGRPNTRIYLGAKEVVKLRSELSFNKAKAVRWINTALQKERELGVHHPHKTWFLIDASAGVDAAQAVIIGNICPRLPPIHALLEVRPESDATRSQYLRILHAVFASYLHLAKRTQMKLDEGLSNFGVDAEGKVFYLDDEYYAWDNFVSFSIMLGVYIRTYAWLDQDFIEQMGRDLANSIDAVFEDTHCNVIVAEQLRSLFMPSEEKTQLVRQLIDTLLLFTKESAAKHRKKLAASRRGASRYFALLADIHANYPALERVLGYLEAENIQDGIILGDIVGYGPDPAECIERLQDCSLNIIKGNHDHAAAINKAETGFSQTAKAVIKWTAERLSEEHKDWLKYLPAVLENDEWLAVHGAPIDPTFFYGYVYSMTADDNLDCLQDKNRALCFHGHSHMPGVFARDKRRADHHVTKEVIDLSAYKHALVCPGSIGQPRNGNRGAQFAIYDREKKMLNYVTLPYEVEGVVQRMRDFELPEPLWQRLLTGT